In Paenibacillus sp. G2S3, a single window of DNA contains:
- a CDS encoding virulence factor, with amino-acid sequence MKITFIEPTPSPNTMKLHLDESLEPGIRRTYTPESERSAPAWAREMLTIPGVISIYHAADFAALERKGNADWAAILREVQSRFANSEGVTGDWSLADENAGAHFGEAQVFVQLFRGIPMQIRVKTGANEERISLANRFTKAVMDVASAVMIKERKLTDYGVRYGEPADIAREVEQEIEAAYPQERLDSLVQQAIAHGAEGEFVEQRRTRTQDELLRDLKHEDWRVRYAALEDLTPTAELLPELKAALHDPKLHIRRLAVVYLGDLRTPEAMELLYEAMADSAPAVRRTAGDTLSDIGDPAATPVMTAALTDKSKLVRWRAARFLYEVGTSEAQDALTLAADDPEFEVGLQAKMALERIASGEAAAGTVWQQMSERRRN; translated from the coding sequence ATGAAGATTACTTTTATTGAACCGACTCCAAGTCCAAATACGATGAAGCTACATTTGGACGAAAGTTTAGAACCCGGAATTCGCAGAACCTATACTCCAGAAAGTGAGCGTTCCGCACCTGCTTGGGCACGTGAAATGTTAACGATACCGGGCGTTATTAGCATTTATCATGCTGCTGACTTCGCAGCACTTGAGCGCAAAGGCAACGCCGATTGGGCAGCCATTCTAAGAGAAGTTCAAAGCCGCTTCGCTAACAGCGAAGGTGTAACTGGAGATTGGAGCCTAGCTGACGAGAATGCCGGTGCTCATTTTGGGGAAGCGCAAGTCTTCGTCCAATTGTTCCGCGGAATTCCGATGCAAATCCGCGTCAAAACGGGCGCGAATGAAGAGCGCATATCCTTAGCTAACCGCTTTACTAAAGCGGTTATGGATGTGGCCAGCGCCGTAATGATCAAAGAGCGTAAGCTCACTGATTACGGCGTGCGTTATGGCGAGCCCGCGGACATTGCGCGCGAGGTCGAGCAAGAGATCGAGGCAGCGTATCCGCAGGAACGCCTCGACTCTCTCGTGCAGCAAGCCATTGCGCACGGAGCCGAGGGTGAGTTCGTCGAGCAAAGACGAACTCGCACACAGGATGAGCTGCTGCGAGACCTGAAGCATGAGGATTGGCGCGTGCGCTACGCCGCGCTAGAGGATCTTACGCCGACGGCGGAGCTCCTGCCGGAGCTTAAGGCGGCGCTACACGATCCCAAGCTGCATATTCGCAGGCTTGCGGTCGTGTATCTGGGCGATCTTCGCACGCCTGAAGCGATGGAGCTGCTCTATGAGGCGATGGCAGACAGTGCGCCAGCCGTAAGACGTACGGCAGGCGATACCCTGTCCGACATCGGCGATCCTGCCGCCACGCCAGTGATGACGGCGGCACTAACGGATAAGAGCAAGCTTGTCCGCTGGCGCGCGGCTCGTTTCCTTTATGAAGTTGGCACATCCGAAGCTCAAGATGCGCTCACACTTGCAGCGGATGATCCAGAGTTCGAGGTTGGCCTTCAGGCCAAAATGGCTTTGGAGCGCATCGCCTCAGGTGAAGCTGCAGCGGGCACGGTGTGGCAGCAGATGTCAGAACGCCGTCGTAATTAA
- a CDS encoding amino acid permease, producing MQGKQQNLAQGNMNQPGLKKSFKARHLTMIALGGSIGTGLFLASGGAIASAGPGGALLAYTAVGVMVYFLMTSLGELATYLPDSGSFSTYGTRFVSPAFGFAIGWNFWYNWAVTIAAELSAATVIIKYWFPDSPSFLWSLVFLLLMFGLNFLSARGYGESEYWFAIIKIITVIAFLVVGVLMIFGIMGGEAVGFSNFQIGGSSFHGGFFAFVGVFMAAGFSFQGTELIGVAAGESENPRRNVPIAIRQVFWRILIFYILAIFVIGMLIPYTNPDLLRGGIDDIGVSPFTIVFNKAGLAIAASVMNAVILSSVLSAGNSGMYASTRVLYAMAKDGMAPRALGKLNRRGVPVGALLVTTAVGMLAFLASFFGDGAVYNWLLNASGMCGFINWLGIAVCHYRFRRAFIAQGHSLDELPYRARWFPFGPIFALGLCIVAILGQNMGAFSGGNIDWYGIAVSYISLPLFVLIWVGYRWFRKSNIIPLDKCDLSTHPE from the coding sequence ATGCAGGGCAAGCAGCAAAACCTAGCGCAAGGCAACATGAATCAGCCTGGGCTAAAAAAGTCATTCAAAGCAAGACATTTAACCATGATCGCGCTTGGCGGATCTATTGGTACGGGTCTATTTCTAGCCAGTGGCGGAGCGATCGCTTCAGCAGGACCTGGTGGGGCCCTTTTAGCTTATACGGCTGTGGGTGTAATGGTTTATTTTCTCATGACCAGTCTTGGGGAGCTCGCCACCTATTTACCGGACTCCGGGTCCTTCAGTACCTACGGCACTCGTTTCGTCAGCCCGGCCTTTGGCTTCGCCATCGGTTGGAACTTCTGGTATAACTGGGCGGTTACGATTGCAGCAGAGCTATCAGCAGCTACCGTCATCATTAAATACTGGTTCCCGGACAGCCCTTCTTTTCTCTGGAGTCTGGTGTTCCTACTGCTGATGTTCGGCCTTAACTTCCTATCTGCTCGTGGATACGGGGAATCAGAATATTGGTTTGCCATTATCAAAATCATTACCGTTATCGCCTTCCTCGTTGTCGGAGTCCTCATGATATTCGGCATTATGGGTGGAGAAGCCGTCGGCTTCAGTAACTTCCAAATCGGGGGCAGCTCCTTCCACGGTGGCTTCTTCGCCTTCGTCGGGGTCTTTATGGCAGCCGGATTCTCCTTCCAAGGTACCGAACTAATCGGCGTTGCCGCTGGTGAGAGCGAGAACCCACGTCGCAACGTCCCAATTGCGATCCGCCAAGTATTCTGGCGTATATTAATCTTTTATATCCTTGCCATATTTGTAATCGGAATGCTGATTCCTTATACGAATCCAGATCTGCTGCGCGGTGGCATCGATGATATCGGAGTCAGTCCGTTTACGATCGTGTTCAATAAGGCCGGGCTTGCAATTGCCGCATCCGTAATGAATGCCGTTATTCTCAGCTCTGTACTGTCTGCCGGGAACTCCGGAATGTATGCCTCTACTCGTGTCCTGTATGCAATGGCTAAAGATGGCATGGCTCCGCGCGCACTGGGCAAGCTCAATCGCCGTGGTGTCCCTGTTGGCGCTTTGCTAGTAACTACGGCTGTCGGAATGCTCGCCTTTCTAGCTTCATTCTTTGGTGACGGTGCCGTATATAACTGGCTGCTGAACGCCTCTGGGATGTGCGGATTTATTAACTGGCTGGGCATTGCGGTCTGCCACTACCGTTTCAGACGTGCTTTTATAGCACAGGGCCATTCACTAGATGAACTGCCTTACCGTGCTAGATGGTTCCCATTCGGACCTATCTTTGCCTTAGGGCTTTGTATTGTAGCTATTCTCGGTCAGAATATGGGCGCCTTCTCAGGTGGAAATATCGACTGGTATGGTATCGCCGTTTCCTATATCAGCTTGCCGTTGTTTGTCTTAATCTGGGTCGGCTATCGCTGGTTCCGGAAGAGTAATATTATTCCTTTGGATAAATGCGACCTAAGTACTCACCCAGAATAA
- a CDS encoding transglutaminase domain-containing protein — MWKKRFTLVKIILGGVIIFAAIPPMIYWGWGHAYAATSSPTLRSVNEVAQKLTGAMNNRRETITFTYESKASNLKTKIQAALDQAMASDPYLYYIIDSYGYTYRGSASAVKVTVEVKYLETLEQTAFVNKEVKAALKKIITPGMNNHQKVKAIHDWVVLHLKYDTSYRKYTAYEGLKSGSAVCQGYSLLTYKLLKEAGFTNKIVEGTAKQPGGRSQLHAWNLVLLDGRWYHLDTTWDDPTPDIAGVVSTAYYLRTDAQMRQDHSWTKSYPAASVGYHKTLSALVERGGQSAAVYKLLQKDLDYELYAEELIVRSAEDLSRLVNKAVTSGEVSLLFRYQGSGTRLKNDLQELYKLGLEDVSYSSSAFDNTGDLKVYVTWE, encoded by the coding sequence ATGTGGAAAAAACGTTTCACATTAGTAAAGATCATTCTGGGAGGAGTGATTATATTCGCTGCTATTCCACCGATGATTTATTGGGGCTGGGGTCATGCTTATGCAGCTACTAGTTCACCAACCCTTCGTTCTGTAAATGAAGTAGCGCAGAAACTAACGGGTGCGATGAACAACCGTAGGGAGACCATTACTTTTACTTATGAGAGCAAAGCTTCAAATTTGAAAACGAAAATACAAGCGGCCTTGGATCAAGCGATGGCTAGTGACCCTTATTTGTATTACATCATAGACAGCTACGGATATACTTATCGAGGGAGCGCAAGCGCTGTAAAAGTTACGGTAGAAGTGAAATATCTGGAGACTCTGGAGCAGACCGCTTTTGTGAACAAGGAAGTGAAAGCTGCGCTGAAGAAGATCATTACGCCGGGCATGAACAATCATCAGAAGGTGAAGGCTATCCACGACTGGGTTGTGCTTCATCTGAAGTATGATACTTCGTATCGCAAATATACGGCATATGAAGGGCTGAAGAGTGGCAGTGCCGTTTGCCAAGGTTATTCGCTGTTGACCTATAAGCTGTTAAAGGAAGCTGGATTCACGAATAAAATCGTTGAGGGTACGGCAAAACAGCCGGGAGGACGCAGTCAGTTGCATGCCTGGAATCTTGTGCTATTAGACGGACGGTGGTATCACCTCGACACGACTTGGGATGACCCGACACCCGATATAGCTGGCGTGGTTAGTACTGCGTACTATTTGAGGACGGATGCACAAATGCGTCAGGACCATAGCTGGACGAAGTCTTATCCGGCAGCTTCGGTAGGCTATCATAAGACCTTGTCTGCGCTTGTGGAGCGTGGAGGACAGAGTGCGGCCGTGTATAAACTGCTTCAGAAGGATCTCGATTATGAGCTATATGCCGAGGAGCTAATTGTACGTTCGGCAGAAGATTTGAGCCGGTTAGTTAATAAGGCAGTCACCTCCGGTGAGGTGTCCTTATTATTCCGTTATCAAGGGAGTGGAACACGGCTTAAGAATGACCTGCAGGAGCTATATAAGCTTGGACTAGAGGATGTATCTTACTCCAGTTCTGCTTTTGACAATACGGGCGACCTCAAAGTGTATGTGACCTGGGAATAG
- a CDS encoding glycoside hydrolase family 95 protein, with product MGESKHTGRHGLWYKQPAAVWEEALPVGNGRLGGMIFGGTEEELIHLNEDTLWSGFPRDTANYEVLRHLAPVKQLVAEGKYKEAEALVDAKMLGRRTESYQPLGELRMKFNLAGPVEDYRRELDLDQALATVSYTAGDVRIVREVFASRPDELIVIHICAEGEEGLGILPDFSMALTSPHPSRSEITPDGMLMMTGRAPSHVADNYVGDHPRAVLYEEGLGISFAAAMEIRTDGGNCTAENGLLLVSGARSITIRLAAATDYAGYDRMPGSGGKLPSELCLEQLALTFVGYAELKQRHLEDHQSLYRRVELTLEPSSSQIELPTDKRMARYREGQTDSALEALLFQYGRYLMIAGSRPGTQALNLQGIWNPYIQPPWNSNYTTNINTEMNYWPAELCGLGECHEPLIDFITELSVAGSRTANIHYGARGWTVHHNTDLWRMTSPSDGKAMWAFWPMGGVWLSRHLWERYAFRPDEEYLRITAYPLLKGAALFCLDWLVELPDGRWTTGLSTSPENVFLTANGTPCSVSAGSAMDLSLIAELFKHCIQAAEILNTDAQLRQELRQKQERLAHPGVAPDGRIREWNEDFAEQEPGHRHVSHLYDLYPGNVISPSSTPELAKAASLSLKKRLEGGGGHTGWSAAWLLNLYARLKDGENAYGCLRRILQDSSLPNLFGNHPPFQIDGNFGTTAGVAEMLLQSHQEGLELLPALPEGWSVGNVKGLVARGGFITNIEWNEGRLKKAELTSTHGQLCRIVSREPLLIQRPDGSRIGIEMEFETVIGETYSITPLSE from the coding sequence GTGGGAGAGAGCAAACACACTGGACGGCATGGGCTCTGGTACAAGCAGCCGGCGGCTGTATGGGAGGAGGCACTGCCCGTGGGTAACGGCCGTTTGGGCGGCATGATCTTTGGCGGAACAGAAGAAGAACTAATTCACCTAAATGAAGACACCCTATGGTCGGGCTTTCCACGGGATACAGCTAATTATGAGGTACTGCGTCATTTGGCTCCGGTCAAACAGTTAGTGGCAGAGGGAAAATACAAGGAAGCGGAAGCGCTGGTAGATGCCAAGATGTTAGGCAGACGGACCGAATCCTATCAACCGCTCGGAGAATTGCGAATGAAGTTCAATCTTGCTGGTCCTGTAGAGGATTACCGGAGGGAGCTTGATTTGGATCAAGCGCTTGCCACGGTATCCTATACTGCTGGGGATGTAAGGATTGTGCGCGAAGTTTTTGCCAGCAGACCAGATGAACTTATAGTCATTCATATCTGTGCAGAGGGGGAAGAGGGTCTGGGCATTCTACCGGATTTCTCGATGGCTCTGACTTCGCCGCATCCTTCTCGATCAGAGATTACTCCTGACGGTATGCTGATGATGACCGGCCGAGCTCCATCGCATGTGGCTGATAATTATGTAGGAGATCATCCGCGTGCCGTATTATACGAAGAGGGTCTTGGCATAAGTTTTGCAGCTGCAATGGAAATTCGTACGGATGGCGGAAATTGTACAGCAGAGAACGGCTTGTTGTTGGTTTCAGGTGCGCGCTCCATTACGATCCGTCTAGCTGCAGCAACCGATTATGCCGGGTATGACCGGATGCCAGGAAGCGGCGGTAAGCTACCTTCGGAGTTGTGCCTAGAGCAATTGGCTTTAACCTTTGTTGGGTATGCAGAGCTAAAGCAGCGCCATCTAGAGGATCATCAGTCCTTGTACCGCCGCGTGGAGTTGACGCTTGAGCCTTCTTCCTCCCAGATAGAGCTTCCCACGGATAAGCGAATGGCACGGTACCGCGAAGGTCAGACAGATTCTGCGCTAGAAGCGCTGCTGTTCCAGTATGGCCGCTATCTGATGATTGCTGGCTCACGGCCGGGGACGCAGGCTCTGAATCTGCAAGGGATCTGGAATCCCTATATCCAGCCGCCATGGAACAGCAATTATACGACCAATATAAACACTGAGATGAACTACTGGCCAGCCGAGTTATGCGGATTGGGTGAATGCCATGAACCTTTAATAGATTTTATTACGGAGCTTAGTGTGGCTGGCAGTCGTACAGCAAATATTCATTATGGCGCACGTGGCTGGACGGTGCATCATAATACAGATTTGTGGCGTATGACGTCTCCGTCAGACGGCAAGGCGATGTGGGCATTTTGGCCAATGGGAGGGGTTTGGCTCTCTCGCCATCTTTGGGAGCGTTACGCTTTCCGTCCAGATGAGGAATATTTGCGAATCACAGCTTATCCTCTATTAAAGGGAGCCGCATTATTTTGTCTGGATTGGCTGGTAGAGCTGCCTGATGGAAGATGGACGACAGGTCTGTCTACCTCACCAGAGAATGTATTCTTGACTGCTAATGGTACGCCATGCAGTGTTTCAGCTGGCTCAGCTATGGATTTATCGCTGATCGCTGAGCTGTTCAAGCACTGCATTCAGGCTGCTGAGATTCTGAATACCGATGCCCAGCTGAGGCAGGAGCTGCGCCAGAAACAGGAACGACTCGCTCATCCTGGGGTTGCACCGGACGGACGTATTCGTGAATGGAATGAGGATTTTGCTGAACAAGAGCCTGGACACCGCCATGTCTCCCATTTGTATGATTTATATCCCGGGAATGTAATTAGTCCTTCCTCAACACCCGAGCTAGCGAAGGCTGCATCATTATCACTTAAAAAACGCTTAGAAGGCGGGGGTGGACACACGGGCTGGAGTGCAGCTTGGCTGCTTAATCTGTATGCGCGTTTGAAGGATGGTGAGAATGCGTATGGCTGTTTACGTCGTATTTTGCAGGATTCCAGTCTGCCGAACTTATTTGGTAATCATCCTCCTTTTCAGATTGATGGTAACTTCGGAACTACGGCTGGAGTTGCTGAGATGCTCTTGCAGAGTCATCAGGAGGGGCTTGAATTATTACCTGCTCTTCCAGAAGGATGGTCCGTCGGTAATGTAAAAGGGTTGGTAGCACGAGGTGGCTTTATCACGAATATAGAATGGAACGAGGGGCGCTTAAAGAAGGCAGAACTGACCTCTACTCATGGACAACTATGTAGAATTGTTAGTCGCGAGCCTTTACTCATTCAAAGACCTGATGGTTCACGAATAGGGATAGAAATGGAATTTGAAACCGTAATCGGAGAGACCTATAGCATTACACCACTAAGCGAATAA
- a CDS encoding ABC transporter substrate-binding protein, which yields MGNNRKIKAKATALTLTSIMMLGMLAGCGGNNGNNAAGDAAGNATNKGNAANSANAVEDTSPLTMTFFSADPNPNWTGMQDEVGKVITEKTGVTLNAEYAVGDPAQKVALIAASGDYPDLISAKTDVSKLVDAGAMLDLTDLIEKYAPNIKKVLGEEGMKRSRYSDDDHAIYAIPTYAGVDNKYFDAGGGFELQHRAVKEAGYPAIKTVQDYENVIKAYLEKHPTDENGNKNIGLTLNADDWYMYITVTNPAFTTTGSPDDGEYAIDIDTQEVTYHFRRPAEKEYFRWLNHMNDIGLLDPESFVQKYDQYKAKIATGRVIGLIDQDWGYGDGEKALKAEGKLDQGYGHYPVTLSEEYKETSFWPTGFMGGNGIGISVDAKDPVRAIKFLDYLASDEGQVLVNWGIEGKHYNVVDGKRVIPEDVNNRKYNDTTNFQKETGLGNVGSNYALLSAHYGDGVLDPTGNYYTTRFPEQVTVSYNAVEKETLAAYKATTWKDLFPNEDEFKVKPWGAAWNITIPGDSEIVVLDNKLKDISWKRIPEAILSKPADFDKVWEAYMAELDKAGVTKAEDLREELVKQRVKLWNE from the coding sequence ATGGGGAATAATAGAAAAATAAAAGCTAAAGCAACTGCACTTACACTTACTTCTATTATGATGCTCGGCATGCTCGCAGGTTGTGGTGGAAACAACGGCAATAACGCAGCTGGAGATGCAGCTGGAAATGCAACAAATAAGGGGAATGCGGCTAATTCGGCCAATGCGGTTGAGGATACTTCTCCGCTCACGATGACTTTCTTCAGTGCTGACCCTAACCCGAACTGGACAGGCATGCAAGACGAAGTAGGTAAAGTGATTACGGAAAAAACAGGAGTTACCTTGAATGCTGAATACGCGGTTGGTGACCCTGCTCAGAAAGTAGCGTTGATCGCAGCGAGTGGTGATTATCCGGATCTGATCAGTGCCAAGACCGACGTAAGCAAGCTGGTGGATGCAGGCGCAATGCTTGATCTGACAGATCTGATTGAAAAATATGCTCCGAACATCAAAAAAGTATTAGGCGAAGAAGGCATGAAACGCTCACGCTACAGTGACGATGACCACGCGATCTATGCTATCCCTACGTATGCGGGTGTGGATAACAAATACTTTGATGCTGGCGGCGGATTTGAGCTACAGCACCGTGCTGTTAAAGAAGCTGGATATCCTGCAATTAAAACTGTCCAAGATTATGAGAACGTAATCAAGGCTTACCTGGAAAAACATCCAACCGATGAAAATGGTAACAAAAACATCGGTCTGACCCTAAATGCAGATGATTGGTACATGTACATTACAGTAACTAACCCAGCATTCACTACTACAGGCTCTCCTGACGATGGTGAATATGCAATTGATATCGACACACAAGAAGTAACTTATCACTTCCGTCGTCCTGCTGAGAAAGAATATTTCCGCTGGCTCAACCATATGAACGATATCGGATTGCTTGATCCAGAAAGCTTTGTTCAAAAGTATGATCAGTACAAAGCGAAAATCGCTACTGGCCGTGTTATTGGTTTGATTGACCAAGACTGGGGTTATGGCGATGGAGAAAAAGCATTGAAAGCTGAAGGTAAGCTGGATCAAGGATACGGACACTATCCAGTAACCTTGTCTGAAGAGTACAAAGAAACTTCCTTCTGGCCTACAGGCTTCATGGGTGGTAACGGCATTGGGATCAGCGTAGATGCTAAAGATCCAGTACGTGCAATTAAATTCTTGGACTACTTAGCTTCCGATGAAGGTCAAGTATTGGTTAACTGGGGTATCGAAGGCAAGCATTACAACGTAGTGGACGGCAAACGCGTCATTCCTGAAGATGTGAACAACCGCAAATATAATGACACTACCAATTTCCAAAAAGAAACCGGACTTGGCAATGTCGGATCAAACTACGCACTGCTTAGCGCTCACTATGGCGACGGTGTATTGGATCCAACTGGAAACTACTATACCACTCGCTTCCCTGAGCAAGTAACTGTAAGCTACAATGCGGTAGAAAAAGAAACACTTGCTGCCTATAAAGCAACAACTTGGAAAGACCTCTTCCCAAATGAAGATGAATTCAAAGTTAAACCTTGGGGTGCGGCATGGAACATCACGATCCCTGGGGATAGCGAAATTGTCGTTCTCGACAACAAGCTGAAGGATATCAGTTGGAAACGGATTCCTGAAGCGATCTTGTCCAAACCAGCTGATTTCGACAAAGTTTGGGAAGCTTACATGGCTGAACTGGATAAAGCTGGTGTGACGAAAGCTGAAGATTTACGTGAAGAGCTGGTTAAACAACGCGTGAAACTTTGGAATGAGTAA
- a CDS encoding carbohydrate ABC transporter permease, with protein sequence MGNTAITGKSWSDRIFDFIVYFVILFVVVITIYPFLNVLAISLNDSVDSVRGGITIYPREFTWDNYLKIFSFAGLMTGFKISALRTVIGTLFGLISASMLAFTISRPDFAGRKFVSTFLAMTMYISGGMIPIYMLIKDLHMMNSFAVYVLPGLVSAFNVFVIRSFIDGLPYALQESAKLDGANDFTIYWRVILPLMKPALATIALFLAVGQWNAWFDTYLYNGSSPHLTTLQYELMKVLQSTTSGNGGDYRSNIASLASNQVSPESIKMAITIVVTVPILLVYPFIQKYFVQGMTLGAVKS encoded by the coding sequence GTGGGAAACACAGCTATCACCGGAAAGTCGTGGTCAGACCGGATCTTTGACTTCATAGTGTACTTTGTAATACTGTTCGTGGTTGTAATCACGATCTATCCGTTTCTGAATGTGCTTGCTATCTCGCTGAATGATTCAGTGGATAGTGTGCGCGGCGGTATCACCATTTATCCTCGGGAATTTACCTGGGATAATTATTTGAAAATCTTCAGTTTCGCGGGGCTGATGACCGGGTTCAAAATATCCGCTTTGCGGACAGTCATCGGTACTTTGTTCGGACTGATCAGTGCCTCGATGCTGGCGTTTACGATCAGTCGTCCTGACTTTGCAGGCCGCAAGTTCGTCTCCACATTCTTGGCGATGACCATGTATATCTCTGGAGGAATGATTCCAATATACATGCTGATCAAGGATCTGCACATGATGAACAGCTTTGCAGTCTACGTATTGCCTGGATTGGTTAGTGCCTTTAATGTCTTCGTTATCCGCTCCTTTATTGACGGCTTGCCGTATGCACTGCAGGAATCGGCGAAGCTGGATGGAGCGAATGATTTTACCATTTACTGGCGTGTCATCCTTCCGCTGATGAAGCCGGCTCTAGCAACAATCGCGCTGTTCCTAGCGGTAGGTCAATGGAATGCATGGTTTGATACGTATTTGTATAATGGTTCAAGCCCTCATCTGACGACATTGCAATATGAACTAATGAAGGTTCTGCAGAGTACAACAAGTGGTAATGGTGGCGATTATCGCTCCAACATTGCATCTCTAGCTTCGAATCAGGTCTCGCCAGAATCTATCAAGATGGCAATTACGATTGTCGTAACCGTGCCAATTTTGTTGGTGTATCCGTTCATTCAGAAATATTTTGTTCAAGGTATGACACTTGGCGCTGTGAAGAGCTAA
- a CDS encoding ABC transporter permease subunit codes for MRNKKPASGGRFWRSFKNQKYLWMMSIPFVIWAFVFSYLPLWGWTMAFQKYKPARGFFEQEWVGFEHFKTLFSDSQFLLALRNTLAMSGMGLVAGFIFPITFAILLNEVRLGFFKRFAQTVSYLPHFVSWVVAAGIVTKMLSSENGLVNDLLLTIGFIDSPIQFMAQGHLFWGIVTLSDVWKETGWNAIIYLAAISGIGPELYEAARVDGASRLRQVWHITLPGIRPTITVLLIMSIGNLLNIGFEKQFLLGNNLVTDYSQVLDLYSLKYGLGMARYSYGTAINIFNSVISVILLFTINGIFKRTTKESLL; via the coding sequence ATGCGCAACAAAAAGCCTGCTTCAGGAGGACGGTTTTGGAGAAGCTTTAAGAATCAAAAGTATTTGTGGATGATGTCGATACCTTTTGTGATCTGGGCATTCGTCTTCAGTTATCTCCCATTATGGGGCTGGACGATGGCTTTTCAAAAGTACAAGCCCGCACGTGGCTTTTTTGAACAAGAATGGGTAGGTTTTGAACACTTTAAGACACTGTTCAGTGACTCGCAATTCCTTCTGGCGCTGCGTAATACGCTGGCGATGAGTGGAATGGGCTTGGTCGCAGGCTTTATCTTTCCGATAACGTTTGCAATATTGCTAAACGAAGTTCGCCTCGGATTTTTTAAACGATTTGCTCAGACGGTCTCGTATTTGCCCCACTTTGTATCTTGGGTGGTTGCAGCGGGAATTGTAACTAAAATGCTATCTAGTGAAAATGGTCTTGTAAACGATCTCTTGTTAACAATTGGATTTATAGACTCACCTATCCAGTTCATGGCTCAGGGCCATCTCTTCTGGGGAATCGTTACTTTATCAGATGTGTGGAAAGAAACCGGATGGAATGCGATTATCTACCTTGCGGCCATCTCGGGTATTGGACCTGAACTGTACGAAGCGGCCCGAGTAGACGGTGCCAGCAGGCTCCGCCAGGTATGGCATATTACCCTTCCAGGTATCCGGCCGACAATTACAGTGCTACTCATTATGTCGATTGGTAATTTGCTGAATATCGGCTTTGAGAAGCAATTCTTGCTTGGAAACAACCTCGTTACCGACTATTCTCAGGTGCTGGATCTGTACTCTCTGAAATACGGACTAGGCATGGCGAGATATTCCTACGGTACCGCGATCAATATATTCAACTCAGTGATCAGTGTAATCCTGCTGTTTACGATTAATGGAATCTTCAAGCGTACAACTAAAGAGAGCCTTCTGTAA